A single genomic interval of Rosistilla ulvae harbors:
- a CDS encoding glycosyltransferase yields MTSTAIPCPSSPACVVLASTQTTWGGGEAYLFALAQGLLARGVEVRLLAPSDGQLAQRMRDALPEISQCDASRKSPAAIWRMRQWMKTLGPAVLHCNDSRSLSRMGLAAVGLKSLRVVSMRHTMFPIRSPAKYHRLSQKVICVSHAVADACGARGLSPAWAQVIHAAIDPPRVAAADVERLRNELLGNDHQKLIVAVGNLFPCKGHSTLIDAAALLRDKGCRALTVIAGEGRQREILEQQIETLGLANEVRLLGFRDDANTLLAAADVIAHPARDEGLCLTVAAAMMLKRPVVATAVGGLSDVLGIEPRMQADGPFAAVVPVDDEGQLAEQLYRQLDSPADEQALTRAQDFALTRFTTPRMVDATLALYQNLFRQQRAAA; encoded by the coding sequence GTGACCTCGACCGCTATCCCGTGCCCCAGTTCTCCCGCATGCGTCGTCCTGGCATCGACTCAGACGACTTGGGGCGGGGGCGAAGCGTACCTGTTTGCGCTGGCCCAAGGTTTACTGGCTCGCGGTGTCGAAGTTCGATTGTTAGCCCCAAGCGACGGGCAACTTGCACAACGAATGCGAGATGCGTTGCCCGAGATCTCGCAGTGCGATGCGTCGCGAAAAAGCCCTGCGGCGATCTGGCGGATGCGGCAGTGGATGAAGACCTTGGGGCCCGCCGTTTTGCACTGCAATGATTCGCGTTCGTTATCGCGAATGGGGCTGGCGGCTGTCGGATTGAAGTCACTTCGCGTCGTTTCGATGCGGCACACGATGTTTCCGATTCGCTCCCCGGCCAAATACCATCGACTGTCCCAGAAAGTGATCTGCGTTTCCCATGCGGTCGCGGACGCATGCGGCGCACGCGGACTTTCTCCCGCATGGGCTCAGGTGATCCATGCGGCGATCGACCCGCCTCGAGTGGCGGCTGCTGACGTCGAGCGTCTGCGAAACGAACTGCTAGGAAACGATCATCAAAAACTCATCGTTGCCGTGGGCAACCTGTTCCCCTGCAAAGGACACTCGACGTTGATTGACGCTGCGGCGTTGCTTAGGGATAAAGGCTGCAGAGCACTGACGGTGATCGCAGGCGAAGGCCGTCAACGGGAAATATTAGAACAGCAGATCGAAACGCTTGGACTCGCCAACGAGGTGCGATTGCTCGGATTTCGCGACGATGCAAACACCCTGCTCGCCGCCGCCGATGTGATCGCCCATCCGGCTCGTGACGAAGGGCTCTGTTTAACTGTCGCAGCTGCGATGATGCTGAAGAGACCAGTTGTTGCGACCGCCGTTGGCGGCTTAAGCGATGTGCTAGGGATCGAACCACGAATGCAGGCCGATGGGCCATTCGCGGCGGTCGTTCCCGTGGATGACGAAGGCCAGTTGGCCGAACAACTCTATCGTCAGCTCGATTCGCCAGCGGACGAGCAGGCCTTAACGCGTGCCCAAGACTTTGCTCTCACTCGATTCACCACACCTCGCATGGTCGACGCGACGCTGGCGTTGTACCAGAATCTGTTTCGGCAGCAGCGAGCCGCCGCCTAA
- a CDS encoding glycosyltransferase family 2 protein — protein sequence MSKRTFTIVVPTRERADTLEVTLRTVVAQDDDQLQILVSDNCSQDATRSVVESFEDSRIRYLNTGRRLSMSENWEFAISHVESDWVAIIGDDDALLPNCLQKVNHLADVTGAKAIRSATCDYHWPLPNDPLSARLRVPMSSGFEFRRSKDWLHRVLVGSANYSDLPVLYNGSFVSMDVIRNATFGDRFFRSCIPDVYSSMAISNTLDRFVYSREPFAINGASRHSTGSSQFSTDTAKKEASKKFLAEGNYPFHHSVPMDGGDYPKSIHAMIYESSAQVGEVFAEGATVEPATQLKVILAAAGKNRDHIDRWSRQFAEQHELDYEQASVAAVRHRRSLRFHRMKAKMQTSADMRLTGEDRPIADVQQAAEVVGELLRNRSSIATRLAGRFAEMVGLSSGNPSRAA from the coding sequence ATGAGCAAACGAACATTTACCATAGTCGTTCCCACACGCGAGCGCGCCGATACGCTTGAAGTGACGTTGAGAACGGTAGTCGCGCAAGACGATGACCAGTTGCAAATTCTCGTCAGCGACAATTGCAGCCAGGATGCCACCCGCAGTGTCGTCGAAAGTTTCGAAGATTCGCGGATCCGATACTTGAACACAGGTCGTCGTTTGAGCATGTCGGAGAACTGGGAATTTGCGATATCGCATGTCGAAAGCGACTGGGTTGCGATTATCGGTGACGACGACGCCTTGCTTCCAAATTGTTTGCAAAAAGTGAACCACCTGGCCGACGTCACCGGCGCCAAGGCAATCCGTTCGGCAACCTGTGATTATCATTGGCCGCTGCCGAACGATCCACTTTCGGCGCGTTTGCGGGTGCCAATGTCATCCGGTTTTGAGTTCCGCCGCAGCAAGGATTGGTTGCACCGGGTACTTGTGGGTAGCGCCAACTATTCAGATCTCCCCGTGCTATACAACGGCAGCTTTGTAAGCATGGATGTCATTCGGAATGCAACCTTCGGGGATCGTTTCTTCCGGTCGTGCATTCCCGACGTTTATTCGTCGATGGCGATTTCTAACACGCTCGATCGCTTCGTTTATAGCCGTGAGCCGTTTGCGATAAATGGAGCCTCTCGGCACAGCACAGGCAGCTCTCAATTTTCCACCGACACTGCCAAGAAGGAGGCGAGCAAAAAATTTCTAGCAGAAGGCAACTATCCGTTTCATCACTCGGTCCCGATGGACGGGGGTGACTATCCCAAATCGATCCACGCGATGATCTATGAGTCGTCGGCTCAGGTGGGCGAGGTGTTTGCCGAAGGAGCGACCGTCGAGCCAGCGACACAATTAAAAGTGATTCTGGCCGCAGCGGGCAAAAATCGTGACCATATCGATCGCTGGAGTCGCCAGTTTGCGGAGCAACATGAACTCGACTACGAACAGGCCTCTGTCGCTGCGGTACGGCACCGGAGATCGCTGCGATTCCATCGCATGAAGGCGAAAATGCAGACGTCTGCCGACATGCGGCTGACAGGCGAAGATCGTCCAATCGCGGACGTGCAGCAGGCAGCGGAGGTGGTCGGTGAACTGCTTCGCAATCGATCATCCATCGCAACGCGGCTTGCTGGACGCTTCGCTGAAATGGTGGGGTTAAGCAGCGGGAATCCATCGCGTGCTGCGTAA
- a CDS encoding cephalosporin hydroxylase family protein, translated as MQISIDTEQAQISIQENGDTRQLPLYSKAGYELLSDLWTKVGWNEKQIYTYTWFGRPIIQLSQDMIRTQEAIYQVRPDVIVETGVAHGGSLVYYASLMKAMGRGRVIGVDVEIRKHNREAIEAHELASMITLVEGDSISDEIVNQVKSLIQPGETVMVLLDSCHTKDHVLGELNAYHDLVSPGSYIVATDGIMKDVYDTPRGEASWEHDHPTASAAEFAAAHPEFELVAPPWTFNESELTEDVTHWPAGWLRRR; from the coding sequence ATGCAAATCTCAATAGACACAGAACAAGCTCAAATTTCGATCCAGGAAAATGGCGATACTCGGCAATTGCCACTGTACTCGAAAGCGGGTTACGAGTTGCTGTCGGACCTCTGGACCAAAGTGGGTTGGAACGAAAAACAGATCTACACCTACACTTGGTTTGGCCGCCCGATCATCCAGTTGTCCCAAGATATGATTCGCACGCAAGAGGCGATCTACCAAGTGCGACCGGATGTGATCGTCGAGACCGGCGTGGCTCATGGTGGATCGCTGGTCTATTATGCCAGTTTGATGAAAGCGATGGGGCGCGGTCGTGTGATCGGTGTCGACGTCGAAATCCGCAAACACAATCGCGAGGCGATCGAAGCGCATGAACTCGCTTCGATGATCACGCTGGTCGAAGGCGATTCGATCAGCGATGAGATCGTCAACCAAGTCAAGTCGCTAATTCAGCCGGGTGAAACCGTGATGGTACTACTCGATTCCTGCCACACGAAAGATCATGTATTAGGTGAATTGAATGCGTATCATGATCTGGTTTCCCCTGGATCTTACATCGTCGCTACCGATGGGATCATGAAAGATGTCTACGATACACCGCGTGGTGAAGCGAGCTGGGAACACGATCATCCAACCGCTTCGGCCGCGGAATTTGCCGCCGCACATCCTGAGTTTGAGCTCGTCGCTCCACCGTGGACCTTTAACGAAAGCGAACTGACCGAAGATGTCACGCACTGGCCCGCCGGCTGGTTACGACGACGGTAA
- a CDS encoding alpha-1,2-fucosyltransferase, translated as MIVTRLIGGLGNQLFQYAYGAYLAKQAGVEHYIDVSAFEEYQLRDMTLDRFAIRALRLPEALRHRVPARYSGASKAYSSWQSFAARAFPRQSGVFRLRREKPFGFRDKWLHSHANLYTEGYWQGEAFFPGMEEALREEFRLVDPVSEATAAMARRMDNTQSVALHVRRGDYVSDPTNQKIFRTLEPGYYRRCLEDLRQHVADPQIFLFSNDIPWCLKNLDVGIPFTPVTHNDGATCHEDLYLISQCRHAVIANSSFSWWGAYLAADSDARRVYYPSPWFHPGTLDGTAIPCRKWIGEHQLEHPTAMRSAA; from the coding sequence ATGATCGTAACACGTTTGATCGGTGGCCTAGGCAATCAATTGTTTCAGTACGCTTACGGTGCGTACTTGGCAAAACAGGCCGGCGTGGAGCACTACATCGATGTCAGTGCCTTTGAAGAATACCAGCTGCGCGACATGACGCTCGATCGGTTTGCGATTCGAGCCCTCCGATTGCCGGAGGCTTTGCGACACCGAGTCCCTGCCAGATATTCTGGAGCATCAAAAGCGTATTCCAGCTGGCAATCGTTTGCCGCACGGGCGTTTCCACGACAGTCGGGCGTCTTTCGATTGCGTCGTGAGAAGCCGTTTGGGTTTCGCGACAAGTGGCTCCATTCACACGCCAATCTCTACACGGAAGGTTATTGGCAGGGAGAAGCGTTTTTTCCCGGGATGGAGGAAGCCCTGCGGGAGGAGTTCCGTTTGGTCGACCCCGTTTCGGAGGCCACCGCAGCGATGGCACGCCGGATGGATAACACGCAAAGCGTTGCGTTGCATGTTCGCCGCGGCGACTACGTTTCGGATCCAACAAACCAAAAGATCTTCCGCACCTTGGAACCAGGGTACTATCGACGCTGCCTAGAAGACCTTCGCCAACACGTTGCCGATCCGCAAATCTTTTTGTTCTCCAACGATATCCCTTGGTGCTTAAAGAACTTGGATGTTGGTATCCCCTTTACGCCGGTGACGCACAACGACGGGGCCACCTGCCATGAGGATCTGTATCTGATCAGCCAGTGTCGACACGCGGTGATCGCCAACAGTTCGTTCAGTTGGTGGGGCGCTTACTTGGCGGCCGATTCCGACGCGCGACGTGTCTATTATCCGTCGCCTTGGTTTCACCCTGGCACCCTCGACGGAACTGCGATCCCGTGCCGAAAATGGATCGGCGAACACCAACTGGAACATCCCACCGCGATGCGTTCCGCGGCGTAA
- a CDS encoding glycosyltransferase yields the protein MSENRIDVVMSIYNAERYLPEAIQSILHQTFPQFRLICVDDGSTDGSAEILDRFAAADSRVEIIRQTNQGVVGAANAGVAACTAPLIARMDSDDIAMPERFAKQVEFLDSHPDVVAVGAGILEIDSSGGALAVVQYPTSHEQIDSANLVLKSAIANPVSMLRRTAIESVGGYRPEFAWVEDLDLWLRLAEVGKLANLPEVLLCYRQHAASGTWNGGVTRDERLVSLLEETYARRGLARPEQLIRKCRRPRSPAGPLKWAKKASRQGQWEIACKHLRSQWGTNPLSARTWSTTIEVAARSAVACAFGKRAQFPPIPSYRDAA from the coding sequence ATGTCGGAAAATAGAATTGACGTTGTGATGTCGATCTACAACGCGGAACGATATTTGCCCGAAGCGATCCAAAGCATCTTGCATCAAACGTTCCCCCAATTCCGCTTGATCTGCGTCGATGATGGCAGCACCGATGGTTCCGCAGAGATCTTGGACCGGTTCGCCGCGGCAGATTCGCGTGTTGAAATTATCCGTCAGACGAATCAGGGCGTCGTCGGGGCAGCAAATGCGGGTGTCGCTGCCTGTACCGCACCTCTGATCGCAAGAATGGACTCAGACGATATCGCGATGCCCGAACGGTTCGCGAAACAGGTTGAATTTCTAGACTCGCACCCCGACGTGGTTGCTGTTGGCGCGGGGATTCTTGAAATCGATTCGAGCGGCGGGGCACTGGCCGTTGTTCAATATCCGACCTCGCACGAACAAATCGACAGCGCCAATCTTGTCTTGAAGTCGGCGATTGCAAATCCCGTGTCCATGCTTCGCCGCACGGCGATCGAATCCGTGGGAGGCTATCGCCCCGAGTTTGCTTGGGTCGAGGATCTCGACCTCTGGTTGCGTTTGGCTGAAGTCGGCAAGCTGGCGAATTTACCTGAGGTTTTGCTCTGCTATCGCCAGCATGCTGCCAGCGGTACTTGGAACGGAGGCGTGACGCGCGACGAGCGTCTGGTGAGTCTACTCGAAGAAACCTACGCGCGACGTGGGCTCGCCCGTCCCGAACAATTGATCCGCAAATGTCGCAGGCCAAGATCGCCAGCAGGTCCGCTGAAATGGGCCAAAAAGGCTTCGCGGCAAGGGCAATGGGAGATCGCTTGCAAGCATCTTCGATCTCAATGGGGGACCAACCCGTTGAGTGCCCGCACCTGGAGCACGACGATTGAGGTGGCCGCGCGGTCCGCCGTTGCGTGTGCATTTGGAAAACGGGCGCAGTTCCCGCCGATTCCGAGCTATCGTGACGCAGCATAA
- a CDS encoding glycosyltransferase family 10 domain-containing protein → MYRVLVTTCGPKMHYVRQTPGRRAVWEDFEFIFNQSDVSCDAWVVFESLPAATWATCPPENVLFISAEPPTLRTYRSDFLRQFHWVLTCHEVTHRGLIARQQALPWHVGIQFGAECHVALDYDQLSAMSYPEKTHVMSVVISNKATTPGHRQRLEFVQQLKEHLGEALDVFGNGHHPIADKWEAVAPYRFHLALENTAHPDYISEKIADAFLGFAYPFYFGAPNADEYLPQDSFTPIDIFQPQQAIDSICSGIEQRLDVAHRQQVAAARKIVLDDLNLFPTLVALLRERMQHGDRQQVCLYPKNQHVQLALRSVGQLFRKCG, encoded by the coding sequence ATGTATCGGGTATTGGTGACAACCTGTGGCCCCAAAATGCACTACGTTCGCCAGACTCCCGGTAGACGGGCGGTCTGGGAGGATTTTGAGTTTATATTTAACCAATCCGATGTCAGTTGCGATGCGTGGGTTGTCTTCGAGAGTCTCCCCGCGGCGACGTGGGCAACGTGCCCTCCAGAGAATGTGCTGTTCATCTCGGCTGAACCTCCCACCTTGCGCACTTACCGCAGCGACTTCCTTCGCCAGTTCCACTGGGTTTTGACCTGCCACGAGGTCACCCATCGAGGGCTGATCGCACGCCAGCAGGCGCTTCCATGGCACGTCGGCATCCAGTTCGGCGCCGAGTGTCACGTCGCGCTGGACTACGACCAGCTTTCAGCGATGTCATATCCGGAAAAAACGCATGTCATGAGCGTCGTGATCTCGAACAAGGCGACGACGCCCGGACATCGTCAACGATTGGAGTTTGTGCAACAGCTTAAGGAACATCTAGGAGAAGCACTGGATGTCTTTGGCAACGGGCATCATCCGATTGCCGACAAATGGGAGGCGGTTGCACCCTACCGATTCCATCTGGCGTTGGAAAATACTGCGCATCCGGACTACATAAGCGAGAAGATTGCCGATGCGTTTCTCGGCTTTGCGTATCCCTTTTATTTTGGTGCTCCCAACGCGGATGAATATTTGCCGCAGGACAGTTTTACGCCGATTGACATTTTCCAGCCTCAGCAGGCGATCGATTCAATCTGTTCCGGGATCGAGCAGCGGTTGGATGTTGCCCATCGACAGCAGGTCGCCGCGGCCCGGAAGATTGTCTTAGACGATTTGAATTTGTTCCCAACGTTGGTCGCATTGTTGCGCGAACGGATGCAACATGGCGACCGCCAGCAAGTTTGTCTGTACCCGAAGAATCAACATGTTCAATTGGCTCTTCGCAGCGTCGGGCAGCTATTCAGGAAATGCGGCTAG
- a CDS encoding serine/threonine-protein kinase codes for MLTTTRHDPNVTLTLRGKHSRTVDQELVSRYEEVLSNKKLNWTTYHRLGKLLGMGGQGKVYLSARRGTDGFTLPVAMKVFSPERYSDVRDYEAAMSRIAGIAARVAMIQNDNVLDVQNFVERNRIRIMVMEWVDGYDLQALMRPEKLKLLEGNISKRRWKYVNEVILTRGPVQNRFKAGVAVAILRECLEALAALHRESIVHGDIKPSNIMLKKSGHSKLIDIGSAYDYRTPPVDRSCTPVYAAPEVLEHDNATPKSDLASLGYVLIEMLSGRPPFRGDISLRELLQAKRELPQRLNEVLPAEVTCNALLMHFCRGLIAPDPNRRFPSAEAAEHVEQGAAAFHRQLVLSDMSTEYDNDIRLWLEELNRIELSLEKEREENEDPSGNENESIV; via the coding sequence ATGTTGACAACGACACGACACGATCCGAACGTCACGTTGACGCTTCGTGGCAAGCATTCTCGAACTGTCGATCAGGAACTGGTCTCACGGTACGAGGAAGTGCTATCCAACAAGAAGCTGAACTGGACGACCTACCATCGCCTGGGGAAGCTTTTGGGGATGGGGGGCCAAGGGAAAGTTTACCTGTCGGCCCGTCGTGGCACCGACGGTTTTACGTTGCCCGTGGCGATGAAGGTTTTCTCGCCGGAGAGATACAGCGATGTCCGCGATTACGAAGCGGCGATGTCGCGGATCGCGGGAATCGCAGCCCGTGTAGCGATGATCCAAAACGATAACGTCTTGGACGTGCAGAACTTCGTCGAACGCAACCGAATCCGGATCATGGTGATGGAGTGGGTCGACGGATACGATCTGCAAGCGCTGATGCGACCCGAGAAACTCAAACTGCTCGAAGGCAACATCAGCAAACGGCGTTGGAAATATGTCAACGAAGTTATTCTGACACGCGGGCCGGTTCAGAACCGCTTTAAAGCAGGCGTTGCGGTGGCAATCTTGCGCGAATGCCTCGAAGCCCTCGCGGCGCTGCACCGCGAAAGCATTGTGCACGGCGACATCAAACCGTCGAACATCATGCTGAAGAAGTCGGGGCACAGCAAATTGATCGACATCGGTTCGGCGTACGATTACCGTACTCCGCCGGTCGATCGTTCGTGCACGCCGGTCTATGCTGCACCGGAAGTTCTGGAGCACGACAACGCGACGCCCAAGAGCGATCTGGCGAGCCTGGGATACGTGCTGATCGAAATGCTCAGCGGGCGGCCTCCCTTCCGCGGCGACATCTCGCTGCGGGAATTGTTGCAAGCCAAACGCGAACTGCCTCAGCGACTGAACGAAGTCTTGCCAGCGGAAGTCACGTGCAACGCGCTGCTGATGCACTTCTGTCGCGGCCTGATCGCTCCGGATCCCAACCGCCGCTTTCCGAGCGCCGAGGCGGCTGAACATGTCGAACAAGGTGCCGCGGCGTTCCATCGCCAATTGGTCCTGAGCGACATGTCGACCGAATACGACAACGACATCCGGCTGTGGCTGGAAGAGCTGAACCGGATCGAGCTGTCGTTGGAAAAAGAACGCGAAGAGAACGAAGACCCCAGCGGCAACGAAAACGAATCGATCGTTTAG
- a CDS encoding NAD-dependent epimerase/dehydratase family protein: MLVTGARGFLGSHCLPLLVAGGYEVHAVSQKPMPTSDGIQWHYGDLLQAGSADRVCSEISPTHLLHLAWETAPSQYWTSPQNLRWLSASIDLMQRFQDSGGQRLVSAGTCAEYDWQYGLCRESITPLVPRSLYGKSKLALSQLLETWSEQIGLSAATARIFFMYGPGSPAARFPGPVISALLAGQVPECSHGRQVRDYLYVSDAASALVAVLDSKVCGPINIGSGKPITLRELVSEISSQFGGENRVRWGAVPTATDDPPWVVADTTRLNREVAWQPQTSLRSGIQSTIEHARRVQSHST; the protein is encoded by the coding sequence GTGCTAGTTACCGGAGCTCGTGGTTTTCTGGGCTCCCATTGCCTACCGTTGCTAGTCGCAGGTGGATATGAAGTCCACGCGGTCTCCCAGAAACCGATGCCTACGTCGGATGGGATCCAGTGGCATTACGGCGATCTGTTGCAAGCTGGCTCCGCCGATCGCGTGTGTTCAGAAATTAGCCCGACGCATCTCCTGCACCTCGCCTGGGAAACCGCGCCGTCGCAATACTGGACCTCTCCGCAGAACCTGCGTTGGCTGTCGGCAAGTATCGATCTTATGCAACGGTTTCAAGATAGCGGCGGCCAGCGTTTGGTCAGCGCGGGAACCTGCGCGGAGTACGACTGGCAGTACGGATTGTGTCGCGAAAGCATCACCCCGCTAGTGCCGCGATCTTTATACGGGAAGTCCAAGCTTGCGTTGTCACAGTTGCTCGAAACGTGGTCCGAACAGATTGGTTTAAGCGCCGCGACAGCACGAATCTTCTTCATGTATGGCCCCGGCAGCCCAGCAGCCCGGTTCCCTGGCCCGGTGATCTCCGCCCTGCTCGCGGGGCAGGTTCCCGAATGTTCTCACGGTCGCCAAGTGCGTGACTATCTCTACGTTTCCGATGCTGCCAGCGCGCTGGTAGCTGTATTGGACAGCAAGGTTTGCGGGCCAATCAACATCGGATCGGGTAAGCCGATAACACTGCGCGAATTGGTCAGCGAGATCAGCTCCCAATTCGGAGGCGAGAATCGTGTACGCTGGGGCGCTGTACCGACCGCAACAGATGATCCGCCTTGGGTCGTTGCCGACACGACACGACTGAACCGCGAAGTCGCTTGGCAACCACAAACCAGTTTACGGTCGGGGATCCAAAGCACCATCGAACACGCTCGACGCGTTCAGTCTCATTCAACGTAA
- a CDS encoding DUF268 domain-containing protein — MNKTERPELSADWSDRWARLNDVSDQHPFDAHYVYHTAWAARVLADLRPSKHIDISSCTYFATLTSAFVPVEFYDYRPTPLSLSNLKSDAADLCDLPFANQSVESISCMHTIEHVGLGRYGDPMDANGDKKALLELQRVVAPGGKLLMVVPVGKPRIQFNAHRIYAPQMIKDYLPQLSLSSWAMLPDDSSQGLLDNPSFELALQQRYACGCFLFERPAA; from the coding sequence TTGAACAAGACCGAACGTCCCGAACTATCGGCCGACTGGTCCGATCGCTGGGCACGGCTGAACGACGTCAGCGACCAACATCCCTTCGACGCCCACTACGTCTACCACACCGCGTGGGCGGCACGTGTATTGGCGGACCTGCGACCGAGCAAACACATCGACATCAGCTCGTGCACCTATTTTGCGACCCTGACTTCGGCGTTCGTGCCCGTTGAATTCTATGATTATCGCCCGACGCCGCTGTCGCTATCGAACCTGAAGTCGGATGCGGCCGATCTGTGCGATCTTCCCTTTGCAAATCAAAGCGTCGAAAGCATTTCGTGCATGCACACGATCGAACATGTCGGCCTGGGACGGTATGGCGATCCGATGGATGCCAACGGGGATAAAAAGGCGCTTCTGGAACTCCAGCGAGTCGTCGCACCTGGAGGTAAGTTGTTGATGGTGGTTCCTGTTGGCAAACCGCGGATACAGTTCAACGCACATCGCATCTACGCCCCTCAAATGATCAAGGATTATCTGCCTCAGTTGTCGCTTAGCAGCTGGGCGATGCTTCCGGATGATTCAAGCCAAGGCCTGCTAGACAATCCCTCCTTCGAACTTGCACTCCAGCAACGTTATGCCTGCGGTTGTTTTTTGTTTGAACGACCAGCAGCGTGA